A section of the Centroberyx gerrardi isolate f3 chromosome 8, fCenGer3.hap1.cur.20231027, whole genome shotgun sequence genome encodes:
- the ikbkb gene encoding inhibitor of nuclear factor kappa-B kinase subunit beta has protein sequence MNRVPLQQPQSCGSWELKERLGTGGFGNVTRWQNKDTEEQIAIKQCRQELSERNKERWCLEIEIMKRLDHVNVVAAREVPEGMQRLVATNDLPLLAMEYCQGGDLRKYLNLLENCSGMREGSVLILLRDISSALTYLHKKRIIHRDLKPENIVLQQGEKRLIHKIIDLGYAKELDQSSLCTSFVGTLQYLAPELIERQKYTVTVDYWSFGTLVFECIAGFRPFLPTWQPVPWHNKLRMKQDADIVVYEDLTGEVRFSKHLPQPNNLNSLLLERLEKWLQLMLKWSPQERGKDPQSTPSDCFSQLETILELKLVHVLNMVSAKILTYSVSASETVADLQLRIEKDTNIPPANQELLLEAGLALEPHGEATQCAIDYTEIDGRRTDLPLVFLFDRSSCSYEPQFAPRTLPENIRFVQTDPKHMLPYSPLRRTCGQAWHTIRSLKEDWQRLQQGQKVAIMSLLRHNSSLSKQKNEMVSMHQRLTAKLDFFTTSLHIDMDKYQEQRATGIASEKLLGVWREMEQTAVSCGQAKVSELEEEMMQLQTDIVDLQRQPWRSGEALDTLEGKAMELFRKLREKPRDQRCSGDSQEVVRLVVQAVQFYERKLRDFYTHLSKTVVCRQRVMELLPKVEGVVQRMAESEQVLMSLQEKRQRELWNLLKVACSKVRSPVSGSPDGIRTPSSVPPLLTPRHSLQQFDESLVEESRTFESRLQSLLHDTIQESESSMEVLREWTWLNGGQSFSSDLS, from the exons ATGAACCGTGTCCCCCTGCAGCAGCCGCAGAGCTGCGGGTCCTGGGAGCTGAAGGAGCGGCTGGGGACCGGAGGCTTTGGAAATGTCACAAGATGGCAGAACAAG gACACCGAGGAGCAGATCGCTATAAAGCAGTGCCGTCAGGAGCTgagtgagagaaacaaagagcgATGGTGTCTGGAGATCGAGATCATGAAGAG GTTGGATCATGTTAATGTGGTGGCAGCCAGGGAAGTTCCTGAGGGAATGCAGAGACTGGTGGCCACCAACGACCTGCCACTTCTGGCCATGGAATACTGCCAGGGAGGAGATCTGAGAAAG TATCTCAACCTCTTGGAGAACTGCAGTGGAATGAGGGAAGGATCTGTTCTGATTCTGCTGCGGGATATTT CCTCGGCTCTAACCTACCTCCATAAGAAGAGGATCATCCACAGGGATTTGAAACCGGAGAACATTGTGCTACAGCagggggagaagaga TTGATCCATAAGATTATAGATCTCGGCTATGCGAAGGAGCTGGACCAGAGCAGCCTTTGTACCTCATTTGTGGGAACTCTGCAGTACCTA GCCCCAGAACTCATCGAGAGACAGAAGTACACAGTCACTGTGGACTACTGGAGCTTTGGGACTTTGGTGTTTGAGTGTATCGCAGGATTTCGTCCCTTCTTACCAACCTGGCAACCTGTTCCCTG GCATAATAAGCTGAGGATGAAGCAGGATGCTGACATTGTGGTGTACGAGGACCTCACAGGAGAAGTCCGCTTCTCCAAACATCTCCCGCAGCCCAACAACCTCAACAG tctgttgttgGAGCGGCTGGAGAAGTGGCTGCAGCTGATGCTCAAGTGGTCTCCTCAGGAGAGAGGCAAAGACCCCCAGTCCACACCCAGCGACTGCTTCTCCCAGCTGGAGACCATACTGGAGCTCaag CTGGTTCATGTTCTGAACATGGTCTCTGCTAAGATCCTGACGTACTCAGTTTCGGCCAGTGAGACCGTGGCTGACTTGCAGCTGAGAATAGAAAAAGACACCAACATCCCTCCAGCCAaccaggagctgctgctggaggctgGATTAGCCTTGGAGCCTCATGGAGAGGCGACGCAGTGCGCCATAGATTACACA GAGATAGACGGGCGACGGACAGACTTGCCTCTGGTCTTCCTGTTTGATCGCTCCTCTTGCAGTTACGAACCCCAGTTTGCACCTCGCACACTCCCTGAAAACATACGCTTCGTCC AGACGGACCCTAAGCACATGCTGCCTTACAGTCCTCTGAGGAGGACTTGTGGCCAGGCATGGCACACCATCCGCTCCCTGAAGGAAGACTGGCAGAGACTGCAGCAGGGGCAGAAAGTTGCCAT cATGAGCCTACTGAGACACAACTCCTCACTGTCCAAGCAGAAGAATGAGATGGTGTCCATGCACCAGAGACTGACGGCCAAGCTGGACTTCTTCACCACCAGCCTGCACATAGACATGGACAAATACCAGGAGCAGAGAGCCACAGGGATCG CGTCAGAGAAACTTCTGGGTGTGTGGAGGGAAATGGAGCAGACTGCTGTCAGCTGTGGTcag GCCAAGGTGAGTgaactggaggaggagatgatgcagctgcagacagacataGTGGACCTGCAGAGACAGCcgtggaggagtggagaggccCTGGACACACT tgAGGGAAAGGCCATGGAGTTGTTCCGCAAACTCAGAGAGAAACCCAGAG ACCAGCGGTGCTCGGGGGACAGTCAGGAGGTGGTGCGCTTGGTGGTTCAGGCTGTGCAGTTCTATGAGAGGAAACTCAGAGACTTCTACACTCACCTCAg taaGACGGTGGTGTGCCGTCAGCGTGTGATGGAGCTGCTGCCCAAGGTGGAGGGAGTGGTCCAGAGGATGGCAGAGAGCGAGCAAGTCCTCATGAGTCTGCAGGAGAAACGACAGAGGGAGCTGTGGAACCTGCTCAAAGTCGCCTGT AGTAAGGTTCGCAGCCCGGTGAGTGGGAGTCCTGATGGCATACGAACCCCCTCTTCAGTACCCCCCCTACTGACCCCCAGACACAGCTTACAGCAGTT TGATGAATCCCtagtggaggagagcaggacaTTCGAGAGTCGACTCCAGAGTCTGCTGCATGACACCATCCAGGAGTCAGAGAGCAGCAtggag GTGCTGAGGGAGTGGACGTGGCTGAACGGAGGACAGAGTTTCTCCAGCGATCTCTCCTAA
- the vdac3 gene encoding voltage-dependent anion-selective channel protein 3 isoform X1: MAEKGVQSVVQQEDRTGKGKQAENKDHCVTCEHHAPKGHGTMAVPPAYSDLGKSAKDIFNKGYGFGVVKLDLKTKSQSGVEFATSGSNNTDTGKSGGHLETKYKVKELGLSFNQKWNTDNTLTTEITMEDQLTQGLKLALDTSFVPNTGKKSAKLKTGYKRDFVNVGCDLDFDMDGPTVHGAAVLGYEGWLAGYQLAFDTAKSKLTQNNFALGYKAGDFQLHTSVNDGTEFGGSIYQKVDGNLETAVNLAWTAGSNNTRFGIGAKYQLDKDTSLSTKVNNACLVGVGYTQTLRPGVKLTLSALIDGKNFNTGGHKVGMGFELEA, from the exons ATGGCAGAGAAAGGAGTGCAGAGCGTGGtgcagcaggaggacaggacaggaaaagGCAAGCAGGCAGAGAACAAAGACCACTGTGTGACATGTGAGCACCACGCACCCAAGGGACATG GCACAATGGCCGTCCCTCCTGCATACTCAGACCTggggaaatctgccaaagaTATCTTCAACAAGGGCTATG GCTTTGGAGTTGTGAAACTGGACCTGAAGACCAAGTCCCAGAGTGGAGTT GAGTTTGCCACCTCCGGCTCCAACAACACAGACACGGGGAAGTCAGGAGGCCACCTGGAGACCAAGTACAAAGTGAAGGAGCTGGGCCTCAGCTTCAACCAGAAATGGAACACAGACAATACTCTGACCACAGAAATCACCATGGAGGACCAG ctGACTCAAGGCTTGAAGCTGGCTCTGGACACGTCGTTTGTGCCCAACACTGG CAAGAAGAGTGCCAAGCTGAAGACCGGCTACAAGCGCGACTTCGTCAACGTGGGCTGCGACCTGGACTTCGACATGGACGGTCCCACGGTCCACGGGGCCGCTGTGCTGGGCTACGAGGGCTGGCTGGCCGGCTACCAGCTGGCTTTTGACACTGCCAAATCTAAACTGACCCAGAACAACTTTGCCCTGGGATACAAGGCCGGAGACTTCCAGCTTCACACCAGCGT TAACGACGGCACAGAGTTCGGTGGCTCCATTTACCAAAAAGTGGACGGCAACTTGGAGACGGCGGTCAACCTGGCCTGGACGGCCGGCAGCAACAACACACGCTTTGGAATTGGAGCCAAATACCAGCTGGATAAGGATACCTCCCTGTCT ACCAAAGTCAACAACGCCTGCCTCGTTGGAGTTGGATACACACAAACCCTGAGGCCAG GAGTGAAGCTCACTCTCTCAGCTCTGATCGACGGGAAGAACTTCAACACTGGTGGGCACAAGGTCGGCATGGGCTTCGAGCTGGAGGCGTAG
- the vdac3 gene encoding voltage-dependent anion-selective channel protein 3 isoform X2, translating to MAVPPAYSDLGKSAKDIFNKGYGFGVVKLDLKTKSQSGVEFATSGSNNTDTGKSGGHLETKYKVKELGLSFNQKWNTDNTLTTEITMEDQLTQGLKLALDTSFVPNTGKKSAKLKTGYKRDFVNVGCDLDFDMDGPTVHGAAVLGYEGWLAGYQLAFDTAKSKLTQNNFALGYKAGDFQLHTSVNDGTEFGGSIYQKVDGNLETAVNLAWTAGSNNTRFGIGAKYQLDKDTSLSTKVNNACLVGVGYTQTLRPGVKLTLSALIDGKNFNTGGHKVGMGFELEA from the exons ATGGCCGTCCCTCCTGCATACTCAGACCTggggaaatctgccaaagaTATCTTCAACAAGGGCTATG GCTTTGGAGTTGTGAAACTGGACCTGAAGACCAAGTCCCAGAGTGGAGTT GAGTTTGCCACCTCCGGCTCCAACAACACAGACACGGGGAAGTCAGGAGGCCACCTGGAGACCAAGTACAAAGTGAAGGAGCTGGGCCTCAGCTTCAACCAGAAATGGAACACAGACAATACTCTGACCACAGAAATCACCATGGAGGACCAG ctGACTCAAGGCTTGAAGCTGGCTCTGGACACGTCGTTTGTGCCCAACACTGG CAAGAAGAGTGCCAAGCTGAAGACCGGCTACAAGCGCGACTTCGTCAACGTGGGCTGCGACCTGGACTTCGACATGGACGGTCCCACGGTCCACGGGGCCGCTGTGCTGGGCTACGAGGGCTGGCTGGCCGGCTACCAGCTGGCTTTTGACACTGCCAAATCTAAACTGACCCAGAACAACTTTGCCCTGGGATACAAGGCCGGAGACTTCCAGCTTCACACCAGCGT TAACGACGGCACAGAGTTCGGTGGCTCCATTTACCAAAAAGTGGACGGCAACTTGGAGACGGCGGTCAACCTGGCCTGGACGGCCGGCAGCAACAACACACGCTTTGGAATTGGAGCCAAATACCAGCTGGATAAGGATACCTCCCTGTCT ACCAAAGTCAACAACGCCTGCCTCGTTGGAGTTGGATACACACAAACCCTGAGGCCAG GAGTGAAGCTCACTCTCTCAGCTCTGATCGACGGGAAGAACTTCAACACTGGTGGGCACAAGGTCGGCATGGGCTTCGAGCTGGAGGCGTAG
- the enkd1 gene encoding enkurin domain-containing protein 1 → MCEGPSRISGPIPPDPSLFPEYYRRPVSARGRLEGNTDGTLALLSGPLAPDPMLYPGCYSSRTPPLPPRISPNATHILERGQRGVVGALLKLDGVSITPNTPKQKQLVHDYGQENVRRLREIQRRCKEQEAERAQSRPVPVKALWTSPKYQDVPSRVMAQLQEASPSIKPQCQNFLRAHSNYGSAAPLRQHSSCNSTQDQNLQLQIQGKSVDFISYNARAARKTVLRRSQSLTNLKEKAVPSAVKGQVPQYLEERKEQWRKEEEEKRRNAPDPTIPAGHTLMSERERQDTLQSLKESHRSLVRELLSLPVRADTLSVRSRRAQLDRRLSEMEEAIKIFSRDKVYIKTDS, encoded by the exons ATGTGTGAAGGACCTTCAAGGATATCTGGGCCAATCCCCCCGgatccctctcttttccccgaGTACTACAGACGACCTGTCTCTG cCCGTGGCCGCTTGGAGGGAAACACAGATGGGACTTTGGCCCTGCTGTCAGGGCCGCTcgccccggaccccatgttgtaCCCCGGCTGCTACAGTTCTCGtacccctccccttcccccccgCATCAGCCCTAATGCCACCCACATCCTGGAACGAGGACAGAGAGGGGTAGTGGGTGCACTACTCAAACTAGACGGGGTCTCCATCACCCCTAATACCCCTAAACAAA AACAGCTGGTGCATGACTATGGTCAAGAGAATGTGCGTCGGCTCAGGGAGATCCAGAGGCGCTGCAAAGAGCAGGAGGCTGAGAGAGCACAATCCCGCCCTGTTCCAGTCAAAGCTCTCTGGACCTCCCCAAAATACCAGGATGTCCCATCCAGGGTTATGGCCCAGCTACAG GAGGCTAGCCCATCTATTAAGCCACAGTGTCAAAACTTCCTGAGGGCCCACTCTAACTACGGGTCTGCTGCCCCGCTCAGACAACATT CCTCCTGCAATTCTACACAAGACCAGAACCTGCAG TTACAGATTCAAGGCAAGAGCGTGGACTTTATAAGCTATAATGCACGGGCTGCAAGAAAGACTGTGCTGCGTCGGTCCCAGTCACTGACAAACCTCAAAGAAAAGGCTGTGCCCAGTGCCGTCAAGGGACAAGTGCCTCAGTA tcttgaggaaaggaaagaacagTGGcgtaaggaggaggaggagaagaggaggaacgcACCTGATCCGACCATCCCAGCCGGTCACACCCTGatgtcagagagggagagacaggataCACTGCAGTCCCTTAAAGAGT CCCACCGGTCGCTGGTGAGGGAGCTGCTGTCTCTGCCGGTCAGAGCAGACACTCTGAGCGTTCGATCACGTCGCGCTCAACTTGATCGCAGACTCTCTGAAATGGAGGAGGCCATCAAGATCTTCTCCAGGGACAAAGTATATATCAAAACAGATTCCTAA